Genomic segment of bacterium:
GGAGCGGTCGTCACGGGCTCGGTGCCGGATACCTATTCCTGGAGCTTCGGCGGCGGAGCGTCGCCAGATACCTCCGTTTTCGCATCGCCGCAGGTTACGCTGGGCGTTGCCGGAAGCTACGACTGCTCGCTCACTGTCGCCAATTCGTACGGCAGCGACACGTTCGAATTCCCGCTTGCAGTTAACCTTTCCCCCCCTTCGCAACTGGAATTATGGTACTTCCAGATGAAAAATCTATACGTTGATGCAAACGTGGAACAGGCCATCGCGCTGGCCCAAGAAGCAGCAGGATACGGATACAGTTCCGTCGTTTTCGCGGATTACAAGTTCGGGATAATGGACGTGGACGGCGCGCTCGACCAGCGCTATTACGACAACGTGGTGCGCTACGTGGACGCCGCGCGCGCCGCGGGCATCGAAGTCATCCCTTCGCTCGTCCCGATCGGCTATTCCGATTCGTTTTTGTTCCACAATCCCAATCTGATCGAAGGGCAGCCGGTCAAAGAAGCTCTCTTCCAGGTCACAGGCGGCACGGCCGACGTTGTTCAGGATGTATCGCTGCAAAACGGCGATTTCGAAAATCACAACGGAGACGCCTTCCCCGGCTGGACGCAGATGGACGGCGCCGGCACGTCCACGTTTGCCGATTCATCCACGTTCCACGGCGGCTCAACCTCTATGCGGTTCACGAATTTCACCGCGGGCAATCCGAACGGCAACGACCGAATCCGCCAGGCCATTCCCGTTTCGCCGTGGCACTGCTACGCGATCCGGTTCTGGCTGAAGACCGACGCGGTCGCACCGCGCTCTTTCAACTTTTTCTGCTTCAACGAAGATTTTTCAAAAACGCTTTCGTTTTTGAATTTCGATGTCGCCGCAACCCAGGAGTGGAAGCAGTACACGCTAATCGTGAACAGCCAGGACACGAGCACGCTGCAGCTTTACATGGGAATATGGGGCGGCCAGTCGGGCACGTTCTGGCTGGACGACGTGACGATCGAAAACGCGGGGCTGATCAACCTCATCCGCCGTCCCGGCGCGCCTATCAAGGTCACGAACGAATCGGGCACGGTTACCTACACGGAAGGCGTCGATTACGAGCCCGTTTCCGATCCGCTTATGGGAATCGCCGCCGGTTACCCCGGAACGTACGACCTATACCACGCCCGCCCCGTCATCACGATTCCAAACGGAAGCGCAATCACGAACGGACAAAAATTGAAAGTCAGCTATTACCACTGCGCGTTCGTATACGACATGCAGCCCACAGTCTGCCTCACCGAGCCGCAGACGGACACGATCATCCACGACACGCTCCAAAGCATATACGACCTCATCGCCCCCCCCTCCGTATTCATCGGCGTGGACGAAATGCGCGTCGCCAATTGGTGCGAGTCCTGCCAGTCAACCGGCAAGACGCCGGGCGAGCTTCTCGCCGACATCACCGGCCGCATCGACGCGATCGCGCACGAGATCAATCCCGACTGGAAGCTAATGACGTGGAGCGACATGTACGACCCAAATCACAACGCGCGAGACGATTACTACCTCGTGAACGGCACGCTCGCCGGAAGCTGGGACGGCCTGCCGTTCGACTGGGACATCGGCAACTGGTATTTCCAGGCGGACGACCCCGGCACGCTATCGTTTTTCTCCGGCCTGGGCAACCGGCAGATTCTCTGCGGCTACTACGACGAAGGGCCGGAGCCGTTTTATATAACGCAATGGCTGACGCAGGCCGCGCCGTACAGCGGGATTTACGCGGTGATGTACACGACATGGGTGGCGGATTATTCGCAGCTCCAGAACTGGGCAGGCGCCGTGCGCGAATGGGAGTCGCAGGTTCCGCTTTCGTAGCGGCGCACTGCGCGCGCGCGGATATGGGAGTGTACCGGCTTGCCGGTGCCTATGGAACTAATTTCCTTGCGGCGGATCGCCCTTACTCACAAAGTACTGCTCCCCACTCCCGGTTTTCGACTTGCGGCGTTGATTATGCGTTGATCGCGCACAGTTACCGCGGCGGCGTAAAGTGCGGAAAAGTGCGGGCCAACAAGCGCCGCGGTCGCGCCCGCGGTTTCGCACCATTTCGCGCGCAAGTTCGCGCTCATTTTCGCGCCCCAAATCGCGCCTGCGAGATGATGCTGTACGGGCGGGGTTTACCCCCGCCCTCCTATAATTCTATCCGGGCGCACGCAGTGCGCCCCTACCACTATTTACTACTCACTATTCACTCCCCCCCCTCCGCGAACCAGCCCTTCACGAATTCCCGCGCGTCGAATTCCGCCAGGTCGGTCACCTTTTCGCCTACGCCGATGAACAGCACCGGCAGCCTGTGGCGGCGCACGATTTCGAGTATCGCCCCCCCCCGCGCCGTGCCGTCGAGCTTGTTGATTATCAATCCCCGCACCCGGCACACGCTCTTGAATAGCTCGACCTGACTCACCGCGTTCTGGCCGGTGTTCGCGTCGATACAAAGCAGATGATGCACGTTGGCGTCGGGCGCGTTTTTTGCGATAGTGCGTTCGATTTTCTGGAGCTCGGCCATCAGATTTTTCTTCGTCTGAAGCCGCCCGGCGGTGTCTATCAAAAGCACGTCGACTTTTCTCGCGGACGCCGCCTTCGCAGCATCGAACACTACCGCCGCGGGGTCCGCACCCGCCTGTCCCGCAACCATCGGCGTTCCGGTGCGCTCAGCCCAGATGCGAAGCTGGTCAACGGCCGCGGCGCGGAACGTGTCCGCGGCGGCAATCAGCACGGACAGCCCCCTCTCCCTCAAAAGCCGCGCGATCTTTGCAAGCACCGTCGTCTTGCCGACGCCGTTGACCCCGACGAGCATCACGACGTTCAAGCGTCCCGGCGTAAACGGCTCGATCGCCTCGGTGTCTTCCAGTATCGAAACGAGTCTGGACTTGAGGATTTCGACCGCCCTCGATGCGCGCGTCGTTCCCTCCTCCGCTGCTTTCGTCCTGACGAATTCCACAAGCTCGGATGCAAGCTCGCCCGACACGTCCGCGAGAACGAGCTGCTCGAACAGCCCGTCATAGAACTCCCCCCCCGCTTCCATGTCGCGCCCGGTGAAAGGCTTGAACCATTCTAGGAACTTCACCTTCGTGCGGTTGAGGCCTTTGATAAACAGCCCCGATTCCGGCTCCGCGGCCGCCCGCTCGCGGATTTCGGCAAGCTCCGCCGCGGCCTGCGTGAGCGACGGGTCCAGCTCGGTCGCCCGCTTCAGGTAATGCTCCGCGTCCCGCCCGCGGCCCAGCTTTTTGAGCGCGACGCCCAGGTTGTGCGCGGCGACGGCGCTTTCGGGATTCAGCTCGCACGCCCGGCGCAGCGATTCCTCGGCCCGAGCCAAATCGCCCGCCTGCAGATAAACCGCCCCCAGATGGTTGAACGCCAGCGCGTCCTCCGGATCGAGCTCGACGCACCGGCGCAACGATGCTATGCCCCCCCCAATGTCACCGGACTCCTCAAGCGCGACCGCCAGGTTGAAATGCGCAAGCGGGTCGTTCGGGACAAGCTCGGCCACCTTGCGGAAACATTCCAGCGACTCCGCAAGCAGCGCCGCGCGTTCGGATTCATGCGATTCCGAAGCTTGCTCCCCGCCTCCCGGCTCACACAAATCCGCCGCGGCGTTCTTTAGCTCTATCGCTAGCTTCGTCAGCGCGGACGCATCGCCGGGATTCTCCGCCGCCAGCCTGCGCGCCGCGTCAAGCGACGCCCGCGCGGATACCGCGCCGTCCGGCGCCGCCGCTTCCTTCCTGCGCTTCCTGAAAAGATCGAAAAGCCCCAAAGCGGCGGAGATTATGGCCGTCCGGCCTCGCGGTGTCAACGCGCGGCTGGCGAAATCCGGCATGCGCAAGCCGCCGCGCTACCCGTTCCAGTCCAGGTAAATCAGGTCGCCGGTGGATTCCTCGTAATACACTATTCCCGGTTCTCCGGCAACCGAAATCATGCTTATGTATTTCGCCTCGGCCTGTCCGCCCGCAAGCAGCAGGTTTTCGTCCCATACGCTGCCGTCCGCATCCAGCGCGCGAAGAAGCGTGAGGTTGTAGCCGCCAAGCATCTGCGAGTGCGCCATCCAAGGCGCGCCGCCTACGTCCAAGAGCGAAGTATACCCATAGTTGGTTCCAAGCGATCCGTCTCCGCCGTCGAATCCCGAGCCGTTCCAGCTTTCGCCCAGGTCGTCGTCTGCGCGGATGTAGCGATTGTTTCCGAACATCCCAAGGTAACCGATTGCCGGACGCCCCGAAATAATCGCCAGATGGGAGCTGTACCCGCCGGTAGACCAATCATCAAAGACGTTTATCGGCGGATTCCATGCGCTTCCGGTCGAATCCATTGCGCGGATGTAACGAGGCTGCGCGTTGGTCGAGCCGAAATATGCAATCGCCGGGTTGCCGCCAACGATTTTCATCGATGCATACTCGCCCGCGGTGTATTGAGTGTCGAGCTTCATCGGCTCGCCCCAGGAGCTTCCAATGGCGTCCAGCGCGCGAACGTAAACCAGATCGCGCCCGACCGCGTCGAAATAAGCCGCCGCGGGATTTCCCGCGACTTCCTCAATCGAAACATCCTGCGTGTGAGTGCCGGTATTCGGTATCGCAACGGGCGACCTCCACATGGTCGCATCCCAGTTGAACGCCTGGACGAATTTCAGGCCGCTTGTTGCCGTGCAATACGCAACGCTCGCGACGCCGGCTACGATGCCGATGGACGTGAACGTGGACGCGTCCCCTGGCATGTCGATTGCGGCAGGCACGCGCCAGGAAGTACCGTCCTTGTTAAGTGCAGTTGTAAATTTCAACCTGCCCGCGGTGGAATCCACATATGCCACCGCCGGAGCGCCGTTAAGAACGCAGGACGACGCGTATTTGCCGACGTCGCCCGTGCTCGCCACGACATATCTGGTCCATTCGTCCACTACTTCGATGCCGACAAGTCTTTCGGTGTACGCCGCGTCGTTGTCCACGGCGCGGATAAGCGTATCGAAATCTCCCTCAAGAATGTATTCGTGGTCAAGCTCGATGTCCGGTCCGGTCTCGAGATCGAAAATTCCGTCGTTCTCCCAGTCCCACTGGACCGCGACCACGGTTCCGTCGTAATCCCCGGCAGCCAAATCGAAGCTGACCGAAAGAGGCGATTCGCCGCGCGCAAGCGTTGTACTGAGACTTATGTAAGGCAAATGGTTGTACGCAACGATTATATCATGCGAGTAAGATACTGCCTGCGCGCCCTTGTTGTCGGTCACGCGCAGCCGGGACGGATATTCGCCCGGTTCTGAATACGAATGGATTGCCGTCGGCCAGGCGTTCGGCCCTTCGTCGTAAACTCCGTCACCGTCAAAATCCCATTCGTAAAGCTCGATCGAGCCGTCCTCGTCATAACTGTCGGACGCGTCGAATTCGACTTCCTCCTCGACCCGTACGCGGGATTTGACATCGAACCGCGCAACCGGAAACTTGTTGAACACAAGCCAGCGTTCCTTAATTGCCAGCGCTCCCCGGTTGTCGGTGACCACCAAGGTTACTTCCTCGGAGTTATCCGAGCTTTTGTCGTAGTAATGCGTCGCGATCGGCTCGGCCGTGTTCAAATCCATCTTTTTGTCGCCGTCGAAATCCCACTGGTAAAGAACGATGGAACCGTCCGCATCGAAACTTGCGGATGCGTCGAAAGTAACATCTCCTTTCACGGGAGGTGATTGCGGCGACCAACCGAAGTCCGCAACCGGAGGTTTGTTGCCCGCCGGATTGACCGCGACCATCGCGGATGCGACGGCGGTGCCGCCGCGATCATCCGTCACGCGAACGGCCGGCCGCACTCCGCCGATTTCGGTGTAAACCGCGTCGGCGTACCATGACGTGGAGTCGCCGATAACCTCGAATTCCCCAGTACCATACAGATCCCATTCGAACTTGACAATCATTCCGTCGGGATCGCTGCTTTCGCTTGCATCCAGTTCAACCGACAGAGGAGCCGTCCCCTGGCTCGGCGTCGCCCGAAGCACCGGAACCGGCGGCTGGTTTTCGGGAACGGGAATCTCCAGAGGAGCGCTCCATTCCCCAAGGTTTCCGACTTCGTCCATCGGATAAACCGCCGCGAATCCCGTAGTTCCCTCCGGAAGCGGAAAGTGGATCTTGAATTCGGAATCGAAATTGAAATCGGGAAAACGGAGTACGCCGACCGCATCCCATGGGCCGTCCGGCGTCGGAGAAATTAAAACGTAATACCACTCCACCCTGTGCATGTAATTCAACGCAATCGGAGTGATGTCGCCCACGCCAATTTCGCCGTTCTTGTCGCCGTCCGTCCAGGACTCGATGAAGTCGTTCTCTCCGTCGGACATGTCCGCCAGGTAGTGCAGCGCGATGGGCGTGATGTCGGTCACCCCCACCTCGCCGTTCGCGTCGTAGTCGCCGGTATTCACGTAAGTCCAAGAGAGCATCCCCGTTTCGGGATCGTACGCGAGGTCGGTCACCCTGCCGCTGTCGCCCGGAGGCGCGGCGGAAGTTATCTTGGAAAGGTTCAACTCTCTGGCGAGCGTCAGAATTGAATCCGCCAGCTCGTTCTTGAGCCGGTCGAACGTCGCGGGATTCGCACCCTCCGGCGCGCGCAGCCCGCGGATGCGCGCGACGATCGCGTCGATGTCCTCGGATTTGGGTGCGGCCGCGACCGGCACCTGCAATGCAGGCGAAACATTCAGTGAAGCTTCGGACGTTGCCGCCGGTGCGGACGCATCCAGGCGCTCCGGGCCGCTCAGCCGGCCGCCTTTTCCGCAAGATGCAAGCGCAAGCGCGCAGAACGCGACAGCGAGAATGAAAACGATGAATGCGAACAGAAACGGCGGAAGGCATCCGCTGGATGGCTTGTATTCCATCTGTTTGTCCTCCTTCTTTTACCGGGGATGCGGGAGGACGGCCGGGTCAAATTGTAGCACATCTCCGCCCCAAAACGCAATCGGCGGATGGCCGGGGGCACATCGCCCGGATTCGCGCAAAAAAATGGCGGGCTTCCGCCCGCCGGTTTGATTCGATGCAATTGCCGCGGCCGCGCTATTCCTGGTCTATGAACGCGATGCGCTTTCCGCAGTGGATGCGGTAGCCGATCTTGCCGTCGGTCAGAGCGAACAGCGTGAAGTCCTTGCCCATCCCCACGCCCGGTCCGGGGTGGATTTCGCTTCCCCGCTGGCGAACGAGGATGTTGCCCGCGACCGCCTTCTGGCCGGCGTAAAGCTTGACGCCGAGCCGCTGCGACTGCGAATCGCGTCCGTTTTTCGAGCTTCCTAGTCCCTTTTTATGCGCCATATTAGACTCCTAACCCTCGATACCGGTGCACTTGATGTATGTAAGATGGTCGCGGTGGCCGTGGGTGCGCTTGTAGTTTTCCTTCGGCGTGAACTTGAAGACGGTTATCTTCTTGCCCTTCGCGTGGCGCAGGACCTCGAAAGTGACCTTCGCGCCGTCCACATAGGGCTTGCCGATCTTCGCCTCGCCGCCGTTCTTGACGAGCAGCACCTTGTCGCAGGTGAACGACTGGCCGGGCTCGTGGTCCAGCGCGAACGTGCGCACGACCGTGCCTTCCTCGACCATGAACTGCTTACCCGAAAGCTCAAGCACCGCGAACATACATACCTCCAAACAGGCGAACGGGAATTTTAGCGCGGGACAAGGGGGGTGTCAAGGGGCGGCGGGAAGGCCGAGGAGGCCGATTCGTTGAACCAATGGCCTTTATGCCTGACAAATAATGTGGGTTCAGACGAGAAGATAAGGTATGCCGGGACCGTACTTGCAGCCTGTCTACTTCCCCTTCGGTGCAGACTCAAGCCGGGACTGCGATGCCGCGATTCCAACGCCAGACGCACTCCGGGCGCGGACGGCCGCGGCGCGCTTCGAGGCCGGACCAGACTGCTTGGGGCGCTGCACGAAATTGCAGGAAGGCGTCCAGACAACGCTGAAATCCTCGGCGGAAAGAGGAACGAGGGCCTTCGTCCGGCCCCGCCTGTCCGAAAACTCCACTTCGTAATGGCCGTCCTTGAGGAACTCCACGATGGTTCCTTGCCTGCCTTTTCTCAATCCGCGCGCGGATATCCCCTTCTCAAGGGCTATCACGGAAAGAAGTTCGATTTTTGCAGCCATCGTTTCAACCGCCTCGGCTAATCCGGGTAACAGGTAACCAGCCTTGGGACCGAATCCCCAAACGGAATGATCCAGATGCTTAGTATTCGAACCTTCTACCTAGTAATTCGCGCGGGCATGGATGCCCGCGCTCCCTTACAGCTATACCTTTGCCGCCCCCACCGCTTCCTTGTGCTTCGCGGCGATGTTTTCCGGCGTCAGATTGGCGATTTTGATCATATCCTCCGGCGGGCCGCTGGACAAATACATATTCGGTATCCCCACTATTCGCATCGGGACGCGGTGGTCGCTCTGGACGACGGTGCGGGCGACGATGCTACCCAGCCCGCCCCATACGTTGTGCTCCTCGGCGGTCGTAATCGCGCCGGTCTCGGCGGCGGCGGCGAGTATCGCGTCCTCGTCAATCGGCTTGAGCGTGCTCATGTTAAGCACGCGGGGATGGATGCCTTCCTCCGCAAGCAGGTCGGCCGCGCGCTCGGCCTTGTGCACCATGTATCCGCAGGCGATGATCGTTCCGTCCGTGCCCTCGCGAATCACGCTGGCTTTTCCGTGCGCCCAAGGATCTTCCGGCGATGTCGTAATGGGCACCTTCTCCCGCCCCATCCGGAAATAAACCGGGCCGACGTAGTCCGCCGTCCAGCGCACGACCTTTATCGTTTCGTAATAGTCGCACGGTACGATGACAGTCATATTGACCAGCGCGCAGGTGTTGGAAAGGTCTTCCATGGACTGGTGCGAGGGGCCGTCCTGGCCGACGGAGATTCCGCCGTGCGCGGCCGCGACGCGGACGTTGCAGTTGGTGTAATCAACCGTGTTGCGAAGCTGGTCGAGCGAACGGGATGCGAGGAACTGTGCGTAGCTGGATAAGTATGGGATGAAACCCATCAGCGACAGCCCCGCCGCGACGTTCATCATATTCTGCTCGGCTATTCCCGTCTCGAAAAACCTGCGCTTCGTCGCCGGATCGTCGCGGAAGTATTTTGTCAGTGTGCTTTCCGCGAGGTCTGCGTCAAGGACGACGATGCGAGGGTTGACCTTGCCGAGTTCCACGAGCGTGCGCCCGTAAGCTTCTCGTGTGAGAACGGCCTCGCCTTTCTTGTAGATTGCCTCGATCGGCGCGCCGACCAGGCTTGTGGAGGTTGCGGTTGCGACATTGCTCACTTGAACCTCACCTCCCCGTAGGATGCGAGCGCCTCTTCGGGCGTTTCGTCGAAACCGAGTTCTTTGAGCATTTGAGCGGCCTCGTCGCGCTTGGGGGGGCGGCCGTGCCATCCGGGGATGTTCTCGTAAGTCGGGCAGCCCTTCATCATCACGGTTTTCATTATCAGCGCCTTGGGTTTTCCGCTTTTGGACGCCAGAGCGGCGTCCCATGCCTGAAGTATTTCTTCCATATTGTGGCCGTCAACCCAAATCGTTTCAAAATGGAACGCCTCGAGTTTTTTGTCCAAAGGATCGATTCGCATAACGTCGCGGACGTGCCCGTCTATCTGCGCGTCGTTGTAATCTATCGTAACGTACAGGTTGTCCAGGCCGTAGTGCCCGGCGGACATGATGGCTTCCCAGATCTGACCCTCTTGAAGTTCGCCGTCGCCGCAGTTGACAAAGATGCGCACATCGTCCCAGCCGTGCAGCTTCGCGCCGTGCGCCATCCCGACGCCGACGGAAAGCCCCTGCCCCAGACTGCCTGTGTTGACTTCCAGTCCGTCAAGCTTGGTCGCGTTGGGGTGGCCTTGAAGCTTGCTCTGCGTCGTGCGGAACGTCATCAGGTAACTCGGATGGAAAAATCCGCGGCGGGCGAGAAGCGCGTAATTCAGCATGCTGCAATGGCCGTTCGACATGATGAACCGGTCGCGGCGCTCCCATTTGGGCTCATCGGGACGTACGCGCAGATGATGAAACCAAAGCGCAGTT
This window contains:
- a CDS encoding carbohydrate binding domain-containing protein; translated protein: MDSDAASSKTFPFAHRVKLHCTLSRTAGAVAALLAFLLACTNAAEPNGPTSAMPPAAASSPAPAFSGRATLPPWERGRVAAIVREIRDYAPPEIVDPGILSSLKKELKAKLLARESLKEAGRIVSSAPTGIASRIYDLSSTPEPDKMLTWSYANPGDYDSNGEVSVSDITPIALNFLASASDGSGNDAIESWIDGDKSGEVGISDVTIIALNFLVNVAAYRILTSESASGPWSEIGRVGFPAAPASLPVKFTAPLPGGALRYVRVQPVDAGDIPGEPSNIVEVNPPPPGPPVIESVSPLSGMSGDLVTFGAVVTGSVPDTYSWSFGGGASPDTSVFASPQVTLGVAGSYDCSLTVANSYGSDTFEFPLAVNLSPPSQLELWYFQMKNLYVDANVEQAIALAQEAAGYGYSSVVFADYKFGIMDVDGALDQRYYDNVVRYVDAARAAGIEVIPSLVPIGYSDSFLFHNPNLIEGQPVKEALFQVTGGTADVVQDVSLQNGDFENHNGDAFPGWTQMDGAGTSTFADSSTFHGGSTSMRFTNFTAGNPNGNDRIRQAIPVSPWHCYAIRFWLKTDAVAPRSFNFFCFNEDFSKTLSFLNFDVAATQEWKQYTLIVNSQDTSTLQLYMGIWGGQSGTFWLDDVTIENAGLINLIRRPGAPIKVTNESGTVTYTEGVDYEPVSDPLMGIAAGYPGTYDLYHARPVITIPNGSAITNGQKLKVSYYHCAFVYDMQPTVCLTEPQTDTIIHDTLQSIYDLIAPPSVFIGVDEMRVANWCESCQSTGKTPGELLADITGRIDAIAHEINPDWKLMTWSDMYDPNHNARDDYYLVNGTLAGSWDGLPFDWDIGNWYFQADDPGTLSFFSGLGNRQILCGYYDEGPEPFYITQWLTQAAPYSGIYAVMYTTWVADYSQLQNWAGAVREWESQVPLS
- a CDS encoding transketolase family protein → MARPPPQARRGRSNAQRTRFRRNARRGARILRGGEVQVSNVATATSTSLVGAPIEAIYKKGEAVLTREAYGRTLVELGKVNPRIVVLDADLAESTLTKYFRDDPATKRRFFETGIAEQNMMNVAAGLSLMGFIPYLSSYAQFLASRSLDQLRNTVDYTNCNVRVAAAHGGISVGQDGPSHQSMEDLSNTCALVNMTVIVPCDYYETIKVVRWTADYVGPVYFRMGREKVPITTSPEDPWAHGKASVIREGTDGTIIACGYMVHKAERAADLLAEEGIHPRVLNMSTLKPIDEDAILAAAAETGAITTAEEHNVWGGLGSIVARTVVQSDHRVPMRIVGIPNMYLSSGPPEDMIKIANLTPENIAAKHKEAVGAAKV
- the ftsY gene encoding signal recognition particle-docking protein FtsY encodes the protein MPDFASRALTPRGRTAIISAALGLFDLFRKRRKEAAAPDGAVSARASLDAARRLAAENPGDASALTKLAIELKNAAADLCEPGGGEQASESHESERAALLAESLECFRKVAELVPNDPLAHFNLAVALEESGDIGGGIASLRRCVELDPEDALAFNHLGAVYLQAGDLARAEESLRRACELNPESAVAAHNLGVALKKLGRGRDAEHYLKRATELDPSLTQAAAELAEIRERAAAEPESGLFIKGLNRTKVKFLEWFKPFTGRDMEAGGEFYDGLFEQLVLADVSGELASELVEFVRTKAAEEGTTRASRAVEILKSRLVSILEDTEAIEPFTPGRLNVVMLVGVNGVGKTTVLAKIARLLRERGLSVLIAAADTFRAAAVDQLRIWAERTGTPMVAGQAGADPAAVVFDAAKAASARKVDVLLIDTAGRLQTKKNLMAELQKIERTIAKNAPDANVHHLLCIDANTGQNAVSQVELFKSVCRVRGLIINKLDGTARGGAILEIVRRHRLPVLFIGVGEKVTDLAEFDAREFVKGWFAEGGE
- the rplU gene encoding 50S ribosomal protein L21, translating into MFAVLELSGKQFMVEEGTVVRTFALDHEPGQSFTCDKVLLVKNGGEAKIGKPYVDGAKVTFEVLRHAKGKKITVFKFTPKENYKRTHGHRDHLTYIKCTGIEG
- a CDS encoding transketolase encodes the protein MDALKWPKDKLEAMAHTIRRDVIVGVWKAASGHPGGPLSAADYLTALWFHHLRVRPDEPKWERRDRFIMSNGHCSMLNYALLARRGFFHPSYLMTFRTTQSKLQGHPNATKLDGLEVNTGSLGQGLSVGVGMAHGAKLHGWDDVRIFVNCGDGELQEGQIWEAIMSAGHYGLDNLYVTIDYNDAQIDGHVRDVMRIDPLDKKLEAFHFETIWVDGHNMEEILQAWDAALASKSGKPKALIMKTVMMKGCPTYENIPGWHGRPPKRDEAAQMLKELGFDETPEEALASYGEVRFK
- a CDS encoding DUF4926 domain-containing protein, which encodes MAAKIELLSVIALEKGISARGLRKGRQGTIVEFLKDGHYEVEFSDRRGRTKALVPLSAEDFSVVWTPSCNFVQRPKQSGPASKRAAAVRARSASGVGIAASQSRLESAPKGK
- a CDS encoding PKD domain-containing protein, with protein sequence MEYKPSSGCLPPFLFAFIVFILAVAFCALALASCGKGGRLSGPERLDASAPAATSEASLNVSPALQVPVAAAPKSEDIDAIVARIRGLRAPEGANPATFDRLKNELADSILTLARELNLSKITSAAPPGDSGRVTDLAYDPETGMLSWTYVNTGDYDANGEVGVTDITPIALHYLADMSDGENDFIESWTDGDKNGEIGVGDITPIALNYMHRVEWYYVLISPTPDGPWDAVGVLRFPDFNFDSEFKIHFPLPEGTTGFAAVYPMDEVGNLGEWSAPLEIPVPENQPPVPVLRATPSQGTAPLSVELDASESSDPDGMIVKFEWDLYGTGEFEVIGDSTSWYADAVYTEIGGVRPAVRVTDDRGGTAVASAMVAVNPAGNKPPVADFGWSPQSPPVKGDVTFDASASFDADGSIVLYQWDFDGDKKMDLNTAEPIATHYYDKSSDNSEEVTLVVTDNRGALAIKERWLVFNKFPVARFDVKSRVRVEEEVEFDASDSYDEDGSIELYEWDFDGDGVYDEGPNAWPTAIHSYSEPGEYPSRLRVTDNKGAQAVSYSHDIIVAYNHLPYISLSTTLARGESPLSVSFDLAAGDYDGTVVAVQWDWENDGIFDLETGPDIELDHEYILEGDFDTLIRAVDNDAAYTERLVGIEVVDEWTRYVVASTGDVGKYASSCVLNGAPAVAYVDSTAGRLKFTTALNKDGTSWRVPAAIDMPGDASTFTSIGIVAGVASVAYCTATSGLKFVQAFNWDATMWRSPVAIPNTGTHTQDVSIEEVAGNPAAAYFDAVGRDLVYVRALDAIGSSWGEPMKLDTQYTAGEYASMKIVGGNPAIAYFGSTNAQPRYIRAMDSTGSAWNPPINVFDDWSTGGYSSHLAIISGRPAIGYLGMFGNNRYIRADDDLGESWNGSGFDGGDGSLGTNYGYTSLLDVGGAPWMAHSQMLGGYNLTLLRALDADGSVWDENLLLAGGQAEAKYISMISVAGEPGIVYYEESTGDLIYLDWNG
- the rpmA gene encoding 50S ribosomal protein L27, translated to MAHKKGLGSSKNGRDSQSQRLGVKLYAGQKAVAGNILVRQRGSEIHPGPGVGMGKDFTLFALTDGKIGYRIHCGKRIAFIDQE